A window of Tatumella citrea genomic DNA:
TGACAGCAGTTTGCTCACTGCAGGAGTAATAGGCAGTGGAACTTCAACATTAGAAGTAAATTGCTCTTCTGTGGTAGACAGAGGGTTATGAACTTCAATGTAGCGTGAGCCATCTGGCTCTACAGCAGCCTTGACGGGTTCATCGATAAACTGGACACGGGTACCGACTGGTACATGTTCAAACAGCCATTTGATGTCATCAGCGCGCAGACGGACACAACCGTGGCTGACACGCAATCCAATACCAAAGTTAGCATTGGTTCCATGAATGGCATACAGGTTTCCGATGTACAGCGCATACAGACCCATCGGGTTGTCAGGGCCAGCCGGGAATACATCTGGCAGGTTTTGTCCGTTAGCCAGGTATTCTGCGTGCATCGCTTTTGTTGGGGTCCATGTTGGGTTCGGGCGCTTATGCTGAACGCTGGTAACCCAGTTCAGTGGCGTATCTTTACCTAACTCACCGATACCAATGGGCAGAACCACCACGGTGTTGGTGCCCTTAGGATAGTAGTACAGACGCATCTCTGCACTGTTGATAACAATACCTTCACGCGGTGCATCTGGCAGCAGCAACTGCTGTGGAATCACCAGATTCGTTCCGCCTTTTGGCAAATAGACATCCACACCCGGGTTTGCTTCCAGAATATTACTCAGACCCATCTGGTACTGAGAAGCAAAAGCTTCCAGCGGCAACTGGCTGTTGTCGGGAATAGTAATCTGCAGATTTTCGCCAATCAGACTGCTCTTTGCCGAAGGCAAAGGATAAACCACTGCTAACGCTGACTGGCTGTATGCCACCAGAGCCAGCGCAAGTGAAGCTAAGACGCGAATGCTATTTT
This region includes:
- a CDS encoding L,D-transpeptidase family protein, which translates into the protein MKNSIRVLASLALALVAYSQSALAVVYPLPSAKSSLIGENLQITIPDNSQLPLEAFASQYQMGLSNILEANPGVDVYLPKGGTNLVIPQQLLLPDAPREGIVINSAEMRLYYYPKGTNTVVVLPIGIGELGKDTPLNWVTSVQHKRPNPTWTPTKAMHAEYLANGQNLPDVFPAGPDNPMGLYALYIGNLYAIHGTNANFGIGLRVSHGCVRLRADDIKWLFEHVPVGTRVQFIDEPVKAAVEPDGSRYIEVHNPLSTTEEQFTSNVEVPLPITPAVSKLLSDPSINQNVLNAALKARSGMPVKINGVENNIDTSPHPVSENDTALPKEEPMTPMSDQGANIIQTNAPATDAPLTITQPGPVE